The proteins below are encoded in one region of Chaetodon trifascialis isolate fChaTrf1 chromosome 11, fChaTrf1.hap1, whole genome shotgun sequence:
- the LOC139338364 gene encoding rap guanine nucleotide exchange factor 4-like isoform X3, translated as MESGSNNDRLTDKDNMNSDSVNKAHNKIPSEKLQRAGKVLRNAILSRAPHMIRDRKYHLKTYRQCCVGTELVDWLVLQSACVLTRSHAVGMWQALLEEGVLNHVDQELGFQDKYLFYRFLDDEEEDTPLPSEEEKRESEEELPETILFLAQIGPDALLRMILRKSPGQRTGDDLEIIYDELLHIKALAHLSNTVKRELASVVIFESHAKAGTVLFNQGEEGTSWYIIQKGSVNVVIYGKGVVCTLHEGDDFGKLALVTDSPRAASIVLREDNCHFLRVDKEDFNRILRDVEANTVRLKEHEQPVLVLEKSPRASTLGSIKYTVISGTPEKILEHFLETMRMDIHHNEPDPAVDDFVLMHCVFMPNSQLCPLLMAHYHAASPPGPEQDKLEYALNSKRRAVILALRWANTLTYMLQEEPAAISFLEELYGSLSNDSRTLRALKDLVPDLEKVVKLHSEEAKSSKKKTLIRQFSNGEERLQKKQPIRNQDDILLKVYCGDHTYTTIRVAVAATGREVISAVADKLGTTDELLLVHLSSSGEKLIIKPNDVSAFSSLSINGRLFACPRDQLNSLTPLPDQEGPSAGSMSTFELMSSKDLAYQMTMFDWELFSCVHEHELLYHTFGRQSFRRTTANLDLFLRRFNQVQLWVVTEVCLCGQLSKRVQLLKKFIKIAAHCREFKNLNSFFAIIMGMSNPAVSRLSQTWEKLPTKFKKFYAEFESMMDPSRNHRSYRLTVTKLEPPIIPFMPLLLKDMTFTHEGNKTFIDSMVNFEKMRIIANTIRQVRHCRSQPFNPDICQPNKNQAEVRGYVRKLCVIDNQRALTQLSYRMEPRRT; from the exons ATGGAGAGTGGATCCAACAATGACA GACtcacagacaaagacaacatgaaCTCAGACTCTGTGAACAAAGCTCACAACAAG ATTCCctcagagaagctgcagagagcGGGGAAGGTTCTCCGCAACGCCATCCTGTCCAGAGCCCCACACATGATCCGAGACAGGAAGTACCACCTCAAGACGTACAG ACAATGCTGTGTCGGCACAGAGCTGGTGGATTGGTTGGTGCTGCAGAGTGCCTGTGTTCTCACACGGTCCCATGCTGTTGGGATGTGGCAGGCTCTACTAGAAGAAGGGGTGCTCAACCACG TGGACCAGGAGCTGGGTTTTCAGGACAAATACCTGTTCTACCGCTTTCttgacgatgaggaggaggacacgcCGTTGCCTagcgaggaggagaagagggagagtgaggaggagctGCCAGAGACCATTCTCTTCCTCGCTCAGATTGGCCCAGACGCACTGCTGCGCATGATCCTCAGGAAATC gcctGGTCAGAGGACAGGGGATGACCTCGAGATCATCTATGATGAGCTGCTTCACATCAAGGCCTTAGCTCACCTCTCCAACACC GTGAAGAGGGAACTGGCGAGCGTCGTGATCTTTGAGTCGCATGCAAAAGCTGGAACAGTGT TGTTCAACCAAGGAGAGGAGGGCACATCATGGTACATCATCCAGAAGGGCTCCGTCAACGTGGTTATCTAtggcaag ggTGTGGTGTGTACACTCCACGAGGGTGATGACTTTGGGAAGTTGGCCCTGGTTACAGATTCACCTCGTGCTGCCTCCATTGTCCTGAGAGAGGACAACTGCCACTTCCTTCGTGTGGACAAGGAAGACTTCAACAGGATACTCAGG GATGTGGAAGCCAACACGGTGCGCTTGAAAGAGCATGAACAACCTGTGCTGGTGTTAGAAAAGAGTCCCCGCGCCTCCACCCTGGGAAGCATCAA GTACACTGTGATATCAGGAACACCGGAGAAGATTCTCGAGCACTTCCTGGAGACCATGAGAATGGACATACATCACAATGAACCAG ACCCAGCAGTGGATGATTTTGTCCTCATGCACTGCGTCTTCATGCCCAACAGCCAGCTGTGCCCTCTACTCATGGCACA CTACCATGCGGCATCTCCGCCTGGCCCTGAACAGGACAAGTTGGAGTATGCGCTCAACAGTAAGAGGAGGGCTGTCATTCTGGCCCTGCGCTGGgctaacacactcacatacatgcTACAGGAGGAGCCTGCTGCAATCTCGTTCCTTGAG gagtTGTATGGGAGTTTATCAAATGATTCTCGGACGTTGAGAGCTTTGAAAGACTTGGTTCCTGACCTGGAGAAAGTCGTCAAATTGCA tTCAGAAGAAGCCAAATCTTCAAAAAAG AAAACCCTAATAAGACAGTTTAGCaatggagaggagaggctgcagaagAAACAGCCCATTAGGAACCAAGATGACA tccTATTGAAGGTGTACTGCGGTGATCACACATACACGACTATCCGGGTTGCCGTGGCAGCGACGGGAAGAGAAGTGATCAGCGCTGTGGCCGACAAACTTGGCACCACCGATGAGCTCCTGTTGGTCCACCTCAGCTCTTCTGGTG AGAAATTAATCATCAAGCCGAATGACGTCTCAGCGTTTTCTTCTCTGAGCATCAACGGGAGATTATTTGCTTGTCCTCGGGACCAGCTCAACAGTCTG ACCCCTCTTCCGGACCAGGAGGGTCCCTCTGCAGGCTCTATGTCAACTTTTGAGCTGATGAGCTCTAAGGACCTGGCTTACCAGATGACCATGTTTGACTGGGAGCTCTTCAGCTGTGTGCATGAg catgAGCTGCTCTACCACACGTTTGGCCGGCAGAGCTTCAGGAGAACCACGGCCAATCTGGACCTGTTTCTGCGCAGGTTCAACCAGGTTCAGCTGTGGGTGGTCACTGAGGTCTGCCTCTGCGGACAGCTCAGCAAGAGAGTCCAGCTCCTCAAGAAGTTCATCAAGATAGCTGCGCA CTGTCGGGAGTTTAAGAACCTGAATTCATTCTTTGCCATCATCATGGGGATGAGCAACCCTGCTGTCAGCAGACTGAGCCAGACGTGGGAG AAACTCCCCACCAAGTTTAAGAAGTTCTATGCGGAGTTTGAGAGTATGATG GACCCATCAAGAAACCACCGGTCCTACCGACTCACTGTCACCAAACTGGAACCGCCAATCATCCCCTTCATGCCCCTCCTTCTCAAAG aTATGACATTTACACATGAGGGCAACAAGACCTTCATTGACAGTATGGTCAATTTTGAGAAAATG CGTATTATAGCTAACACAATTCGCCAAGTGAGGCACTGTAGAAGCCAACCCTTCA ATCCCGACATATGCCAGCCCAACAAAAATCAAGCGGAGGTACGGGGTTACGTTAGGAAGCTCTGCGTGATCGACAACCAGAGGGCGCTGACGCAGCTCTCCTACAGGATGGAGCCTCGGCGAACATGA
- the LOC139338364 gene encoding rap guanine nucleotide exchange factor 4-like isoform X1: MVAVQTSPNSSPSAEWICCLDKRPSERSGEDVDIILTRLREVKAFHRFPPPLLLQICACAFYECLEKGITLFRQGDIGTSWYAVLSGSLDVKVSETANHQDAVTICTLGIGTAFGESILDNTPRHATIVSRETSELLRIEQREFKSLWEKYRQSLAGLLAPPYGAMESGSNNDRLTDKDNMNSDSVNKAHNKIPSEKLQRAGKVLRNAILSRAPHMIRDRKYHLKTYRQCCVGTELVDWLVLQSACVLTRSHAVGMWQALLEEGVLNHVDQELGFQDKYLFYRFLDDEEEDTPLPSEEEKRESEEELPETILFLAQIGPDALLRMILRKSPGQRTGDDLEIIYDELLHIKALAHLSNTVKRELASVVIFESHAKAGTVLFNQGEEGTSWYIIQKGSVNVVIYGKGVVCTLHEGDDFGKLALVTDSPRAASIVLREDNCHFLRVDKEDFNRILRDVEANTVRLKEHEQPVLVLEKSPRASTLGSIKYTVISGTPEKILEHFLETMRMDIHHNEPDPAVDDFVLMHCVFMPNSQLCPLLMAHYHAASPPGPEQDKLEYALNSKRRAVILALRWANTLTYMLQEEPAAISFLEELYGSLSNDSRTLRALKDLVPDLEKVVKLHSEEAKSSKKKTLIRQFSNGEERLQKKQPIRNQDDILLKVYCGDHTYTTIRVAVAATGREVISAVADKLGTTDELLLVHLSSSGEKLIIKPNDVSAFSSLSINGRLFACPRDQLNSLTPLPDQEGPSAGSMSTFELMSSKDLAYQMTMFDWELFSCVHEHELLYHTFGRQSFRRTTANLDLFLRRFNQVQLWVVTEVCLCGQLSKRVQLLKKFIKIAAHCREFKNLNSFFAIIMGMSNPAVSRLSQTWEKLPTKFKKFYAEFESMMDPSRNHRSYRLTVTKLEPPIIPFMPLLLKDMTFTHEGNKTFIDSMVNFEKMRIIANTIRQVRHCRSQPFNPDICQPNKNQAEVRGYVRKLCVIDNQRALTQLSYRMEPRRT, encoded by the exons ATGGTCGCGGTGCAGACGTCCCCCAACTCCTCTCCGTCGGCGGAGTGGATCTGCTGCCTGGATAAAAG GCCCTCGGAGCGCTCGGGAGAGGATGTGGACATTATATTGACCAGACTGAGAGAGGTCAAAGCCTTCCATAGGTTCCCACCTCCGCTCTTACTGCAGATCTGTGCCTGTGCCTTCTACGAATGCCTGGAGAAGGGCATCACTT TGTTTCGACAGGGAGACATAGGCACCAGCTGGTATGCTGTCCTGTCTGGCTCCCTGGACGTTAAAGTGTCAGAAACTGCCAACCACCAG GATGCAGTCACTATCTGTACACTGGGGATCGGGACAGCGTTCGGGGAGTCCATCCTGGACAACACACCACGCCACGCGACCATTGTCAGCAGAGAGACCAGCGAGCTGCTCCGTATCGAGCAGAGGGAGTTCAAGAGTCTCTGGGAG AAGTATCGTCAGAGCTTGGCTGGACTGTTGGCCCCTCCTTATGGAGCTATGGAGAGTGGATCCAACAATGACA GACtcacagacaaagacaacatgaaCTCAGACTCTGTGAACAAAGCTCACAACAAG ATTCCctcagagaagctgcagagagcGGGGAAGGTTCTCCGCAACGCCATCCTGTCCAGAGCCCCACACATGATCCGAGACAGGAAGTACCACCTCAAGACGTACAG ACAATGCTGTGTCGGCACAGAGCTGGTGGATTGGTTGGTGCTGCAGAGTGCCTGTGTTCTCACACGGTCCCATGCTGTTGGGATGTGGCAGGCTCTACTAGAAGAAGGGGTGCTCAACCACG TGGACCAGGAGCTGGGTTTTCAGGACAAATACCTGTTCTACCGCTTTCttgacgatgaggaggaggacacgcCGTTGCCTagcgaggaggagaagagggagagtgaggaggagctGCCAGAGACCATTCTCTTCCTCGCTCAGATTGGCCCAGACGCACTGCTGCGCATGATCCTCAGGAAATC gcctGGTCAGAGGACAGGGGATGACCTCGAGATCATCTATGATGAGCTGCTTCACATCAAGGCCTTAGCTCACCTCTCCAACACC GTGAAGAGGGAACTGGCGAGCGTCGTGATCTTTGAGTCGCATGCAAAAGCTGGAACAGTGT TGTTCAACCAAGGAGAGGAGGGCACATCATGGTACATCATCCAGAAGGGCTCCGTCAACGTGGTTATCTAtggcaag ggTGTGGTGTGTACACTCCACGAGGGTGATGACTTTGGGAAGTTGGCCCTGGTTACAGATTCACCTCGTGCTGCCTCCATTGTCCTGAGAGAGGACAACTGCCACTTCCTTCGTGTGGACAAGGAAGACTTCAACAGGATACTCAGG GATGTGGAAGCCAACACGGTGCGCTTGAAAGAGCATGAACAACCTGTGCTGGTGTTAGAAAAGAGTCCCCGCGCCTCCACCCTGGGAAGCATCAA GTACACTGTGATATCAGGAACACCGGAGAAGATTCTCGAGCACTTCCTGGAGACCATGAGAATGGACATACATCACAATGAACCAG ACCCAGCAGTGGATGATTTTGTCCTCATGCACTGCGTCTTCATGCCCAACAGCCAGCTGTGCCCTCTACTCATGGCACA CTACCATGCGGCATCTCCGCCTGGCCCTGAACAGGACAAGTTGGAGTATGCGCTCAACAGTAAGAGGAGGGCTGTCATTCTGGCCCTGCGCTGGgctaacacactcacatacatgcTACAGGAGGAGCCTGCTGCAATCTCGTTCCTTGAG gagtTGTATGGGAGTTTATCAAATGATTCTCGGACGTTGAGAGCTTTGAAAGACTTGGTTCCTGACCTGGAGAAAGTCGTCAAATTGCA tTCAGAAGAAGCCAAATCTTCAAAAAAG AAAACCCTAATAAGACAGTTTAGCaatggagaggagaggctgcagaagAAACAGCCCATTAGGAACCAAGATGACA tccTATTGAAGGTGTACTGCGGTGATCACACATACACGACTATCCGGGTTGCCGTGGCAGCGACGGGAAGAGAAGTGATCAGCGCTGTGGCCGACAAACTTGGCACCACCGATGAGCTCCTGTTGGTCCACCTCAGCTCTTCTGGTG AGAAATTAATCATCAAGCCGAATGACGTCTCAGCGTTTTCTTCTCTGAGCATCAACGGGAGATTATTTGCTTGTCCTCGGGACCAGCTCAACAGTCTG ACCCCTCTTCCGGACCAGGAGGGTCCCTCTGCAGGCTCTATGTCAACTTTTGAGCTGATGAGCTCTAAGGACCTGGCTTACCAGATGACCATGTTTGACTGGGAGCTCTTCAGCTGTGTGCATGAg catgAGCTGCTCTACCACACGTTTGGCCGGCAGAGCTTCAGGAGAACCACGGCCAATCTGGACCTGTTTCTGCGCAGGTTCAACCAGGTTCAGCTGTGGGTGGTCACTGAGGTCTGCCTCTGCGGACAGCTCAGCAAGAGAGTCCAGCTCCTCAAGAAGTTCATCAAGATAGCTGCGCA CTGTCGGGAGTTTAAGAACCTGAATTCATTCTTTGCCATCATCATGGGGATGAGCAACCCTGCTGTCAGCAGACTGAGCCAGACGTGGGAG AAACTCCCCACCAAGTTTAAGAAGTTCTATGCGGAGTTTGAGAGTATGATG GACCCATCAAGAAACCACCGGTCCTACCGACTCACTGTCACCAAACTGGAACCGCCAATCATCCCCTTCATGCCCCTCCTTCTCAAAG aTATGACATTTACACATGAGGGCAACAAGACCTTCATTGACAGTATGGTCAATTTTGAGAAAATG CGTATTATAGCTAACACAATTCGCCAAGTGAGGCACTGTAGAAGCCAACCCTTCA ATCCCGACATATGCCAGCCCAACAAAAATCAAGCGGAGGTACGGGGTTACGTTAGGAAGCTCTGCGTGATCGACAACCAGAGGGCGCTGACGCAGCTCTCCTACAGGATGGAGCCTCGGCGAACATGA
- the LOC139338364 gene encoding rap guanine nucleotide exchange factor 4-like isoform X2: protein MVAVQTSPNSSPSAEWICCLDKRPSERSGEDVDIILTRLREVKAFHRFPPPLLLQICACAFYECLEKGITLFRQGDIGTSWYAVLSGSLDVKVSETANHQDAVTICTLGIGTAFGESILDNTPRHATIVSRETSELLRIEQREFKSLWEKYRQSLAGLLAPPYGAMESGSNNDRLTDKDNMNSDSVNKAHNKIPSEKLQRAGKVLRNAILSRAPHMIRDRKYHLKTYRQCCVGTELVDWLVLQSACVLTRSHAVGMWQALLEEGVLNHVDQELGFQDKYLFYRFLDDEEEDTPLPSEEEKRESEEELPETILFLAQIGPDALLRMILRKSPGQRTGDDLEIIYDELLHIKALAHLSNTVKRELASVVIFESHAKAGTVLFNQGEEGTSWYIIQKGSVNVVIYGKGVVCTLHEGDDFGKLALVTDSPRAASIVLREDNCHFLRVDKEDFNRILRDVEANTVRLKEHEQPVLVLEKSPRASTLGSIKYTVISGTPEKILEHFLETMRMDIHHNEPDPAVDDFVLMHCVFMPNSQLCPLLVCTYHAASPPGPEQDKLEYALNSKRRAVILALRWANTLTYMLQEEPAAISFLEELYGSLSNDSRTLRALKDLVPDLEKVVKLHSEEAKSSKKKTLIRQFSNGEERLQKKQPIRNQDDILLKVYCGDHTYTTIRVAVAATGREVISAVADKLGTTDELLLVHLSSSGEKLIIKPNDVSAFSSLSINGRLFACPRDQLNSLTPLPDQEGPSAGSMSTFELMSSKDLAYQMTMFDWELFSCVHEHELLYHTFGRQSFRRTTANLDLFLRRFNQVQLWVVTEVCLCGQLSKRVQLLKKFIKIAAHCREFKNLNSFFAIIMGMSNPAVSRLSQTWEKLPTKFKKFYAEFESMMDPSRNHRSYRLTVTKLEPPIIPFMPLLLKDMTFTHEGNKTFIDSMVNFEKMRIIANTIRQVRHCRSQPFNPDICQPNKNQAEVRGYVRKLCVIDNQRALTQLSYRMEPRRT, encoded by the exons ATGGTCGCGGTGCAGACGTCCCCCAACTCCTCTCCGTCGGCGGAGTGGATCTGCTGCCTGGATAAAAG GCCCTCGGAGCGCTCGGGAGAGGATGTGGACATTATATTGACCAGACTGAGAGAGGTCAAAGCCTTCCATAGGTTCCCACCTCCGCTCTTACTGCAGATCTGTGCCTGTGCCTTCTACGAATGCCTGGAGAAGGGCATCACTT TGTTTCGACAGGGAGACATAGGCACCAGCTGGTATGCTGTCCTGTCTGGCTCCCTGGACGTTAAAGTGTCAGAAACTGCCAACCACCAG GATGCAGTCACTATCTGTACACTGGGGATCGGGACAGCGTTCGGGGAGTCCATCCTGGACAACACACCACGCCACGCGACCATTGTCAGCAGAGAGACCAGCGAGCTGCTCCGTATCGAGCAGAGGGAGTTCAAGAGTCTCTGGGAG AAGTATCGTCAGAGCTTGGCTGGACTGTTGGCCCCTCCTTATGGAGCTATGGAGAGTGGATCCAACAATGACA GACtcacagacaaagacaacatgaaCTCAGACTCTGTGAACAAAGCTCACAACAAG ATTCCctcagagaagctgcagagagcGGGGAAGGTTCTCCGCAACGCCATCCTGTCCAGAGCCCCACACATGATCCGAGACAGGAAGTACCACCTCAAGACGTACAG ACAATGCTGTGTCGGCACAGAGCTGGTGGATTGGTTGGTGCTGCAGAGTGCCTGTGTTCTCACACGGTCCCATGCTGTTGGGATGTGGCAGGCTCTACTAGAAGAAGGGGTGCTCAACCACG TGGACCAGGAGCTGGGTTTTCAGGACAAATACCTGTTCTACCGCTTTCttgacgatgaggaggaggacacgcCGTTGCCTagcgaggaggagaagagggagagtgaggaggagctGCCAGAGACCATTCTCTTCCTCGCTCAGATTGGCCCAGACGCACTGCTGCGCATGATCCTCAGGAAATC gcctGGTCAGAGGACAGGGGATGACCTCGAGATCATCTATGATGAGCTGCTTCACATCAAGGCCTTAGCTCACCTCTCCAACACC GTGAAGAGGGAACTGGCGAGCGTCGTGATCTTTGAGTCGCATGCAAAAGCTGGAACAGTGT TGTTCAACCAAGGAGAGGAGGGCACATCATGGTACATCATCCAGAAGGGCTCCGTCAACGTGGTTATCTAtggcaag ggTGTGGTGTGTACACTCCACGAGGGTGATGACTTTGGGAAGTTGGCCCTGGTTACAGATTCACCTCGTGCTGCCTCCATTGTCCTGAGAGAGGACAACTGCCACTTCCTTCGTGTGGACAAGGAAGACTTCAACAGGATACTCAGG GATGTGGAAGCCAACACGGTGCGCTTGAAAGAGCATGAACAACCTGTGCTGGTGTTAGAAAAGAGTCCCCGCGCCTCCACCCTGGGAAGCATCAA GTACACTGTGATATCAGGAACACCGGAGAAGATTCTCGAGCACTTCCTGGAGACCATGAGAATGGACATACATCACAATGAACCAG ACCCAGCAGTGGATGATTTTGTCCTCATGCACTGCGTCTTCATGCCCAACAGCCAGCTGTGCCCTCTA CTTGTGTGCACCTACCATGCGGCATCTCCGCCTGGCCCTGAACAGGACAAGTTGGAGTATGCGCTCAACAGTAAGAGGAGGGCTGTCATTCTGGCCCTGCGCTGGgctaacacactcacatacatgcTACAGGAGGAGCCTGCTGCAATCTCGTTCCTTGAG gagtTGTATGGGAGTTTATCAAATGATTCTCGGACGTTGAGAGCTTTGAAAGACTTGGTTCCTGACCTGGAGAAAGTCGTCAAATTGCA tTCAGAAGAAGCCAAATCTTCAAAAAAG AAAACCCTAATAAGACAGTTTAGCaatggagaggagaggctgcagaagAAACAGCCCATTAGGAACCAAGATGACA tccTATTGAAGGTGTACTGCGGTGATCACACATACACGACTATCCGGGTTGCCGTGGCAGCGACGGGAAGAGAAGTGATCAGCGCTGTGGCCGACAAACTTGGCACCACCGATGAGCTCCTGTTGGTCCACCTCAGCTCTTCTGGTG AGAAATTAATCATCAAGCCGAATGACGTCTCAGCGTTTTCTTCTCTGAGCATCAACGGGAGATTATTTGCTTGTCCTCGGGACCAGCTCAACAGTCTG ACCCCTCTTCCGGACCAGGAGGGTCCCTCTGCAGGCTCTATGTCAACTTTTGAGCTGATGAGCTCTAAGGACCTGGCTTACCAGATGACCATGTTTGACTGGGAGCTCTTCAGCTGTGTGCATGAg catgAGCTGCTCTACCACACGTTTGGCCGGCAGAGCTTCAGGAGAACCACGGCCAATCTGGACCTGTTTCTGCGCAGGTTCAACCAGGTTCAGCTGTGGGTGGTCACTGAGGTCTGCCTCTGCGGACAGCTCAGCAAGAGAGTCCAGCTCCTCAAGAAGTTCATCAAGATAGCTGCGCA CTGTCGGGAGTTTAAGAACCTGAATTCATTCTTTGCCATCATCATGGGGATGAGCAACCCTGCTGTCAGCAGACTGAGCCAGACGTGGGAG AAACTCCCCACCAAGTTTAAGAAGTTCTATGCGGAGTTTGAGAGTATGATG GACCCATCAAGAAACCACCGGTCCTACCGACTCACTGTCACCAAACTGGAACCGCCAATCATCCCCTTCATGCCCCTCCTTCTCAAAG aTATGACATTTACACATGAGGGCAACAAGACCTTCATTGACAGTATGGTCAATTTTGAGAAAATG CGTATTATAGCTAACACAATTCGCCAAGTGAGGCACTGTAGAAGCCAACCCTTCA ATCCCGACATATGCCAGCCCAACAAAAATCAAGCGGAGGTACGGGGTTACGTTAGGAAGCTCTGCGTGATCGACAACCAGAGGGCGCTGACGCAGCTCTCCTACAGGATGGAGCCTCGGCGAACATGA